A region of the Cytobacillus luteolus genome:
CTAGATGTAAAAGAATTAATTGAAAACTTCTCTGGTAAAGGGAATGTTAGACACAGTATTGATTCACTTGCGAAGGATTTAACTGAAGCTAAGAAAACAGAAAATCCCGAGAAGGAATAAGTTTGATTAAAACAGGATCTTAGGCTATTGATGCCTAGGGTCCTGTTTTTTATATGTGGAAAAGGGTTAGACCGATAAACTTCATTCGTGAGTATTTTTCTCCTAAGAAACCCAATGATAAGGCATAATTCCTCTTTACAATCCGTATTACTTTACAATCAATAGTAAAACCTAACAATAAATCAAAAATAAGGAGATAATGTATGAAGAAAAAATGGATTCTCTTCGTAATTGTTGGGGTTGTGTTGTTAACTCCACTTTTTGCTGAGGCGCACGTGAAATGGTTTACAGATGTCCAACCGGAAAAAGAAACAATTCATAACATATTATCGCCATTTTTTATGGTAATGGCTTTACTTTCGGCACTCATTTTATCAGTCTTACCACAGTTGTTGCCAAAGGTGATGAAGTTACCCTATGTTGGAGATATCGATAAAAAGCTAGATAATTTCCGCAGATTTTCAAGATATTTGCTGAAATATGGAACGGCAGTAACACTTATTATTCAAGTAGTATCGGGCACCATTTTTGCCCCAGAATTTTTAATTGAAAACAGTTGGGAAACAGTCTTAATTTGGGCTGCAATTGTCACGCTACTGATTCCAAATCATTATGCAACAAAAATTGGGGCATCTATTATTTTGGCCCTATTCCTATATGTTTTATCAAACGTCGGTCTATTCCATATGCTTGATTATGGATTTTATCTTGCGATTGTCTTCGTACTTTTAATTGGCAAAACAAGACTAGAAAATTGGGGTTTTCCTTTTCTTTACTTAGGAACAGGATTATCACTCTGCTGGGTTGCCGTTGAAAAGTGGGTATATCCAGTCATGAGCGCTGATATCATCTATAATCATAACGTGCCGACATTTGGATTTGCTCCTGAACACTTTATTGTAATGGCTGCATTTATTGAGTTTATTGTTGGCTATTTGCTTGTGGTAGGTGTGCTAAACAGGATCTTATCCGTTATTTTAACTCTAATCTTTTTTTCGACCACTCTTCTTTTTGGTGTAACGGAAATCATTGGTCACTTTATGATTCATATTGTGTTAGTTATTTTTATCATTGAGGGAGTGTCCTTCTATAACCCGCCAATTCGTATACACAAGTCAATCATTGATCAAATGATTTTTGTGTTTTTAAACTATATCTTTGTTCTTGCTACCTTTATACTTATTTATTATCGATTTGCTTAAGCAGCTTTCAGAAGAGAGCTGCTTTTTAAAATAAATTAAAAAATGTAGTGAACTTTTTTGAACAGTTAAACGTATTACCTTTAGATAAAAAAACGGACTACACTGGGGAGAGCCATTAGATGGACGATAAAGACTTAATAAAAAGTGCAAAGCGGGGTGACTCTCTTGCTTTTGCAATGCTTTTTGAAAAGCATTATTCCTTCTTAGTAAAATACTTAATCAAAGTGACCATGAAGCCAGAAATGGCAGAGGACTTGGCCCAAGAAACGATGATTAAGTGTATTGAAAAAATCAAACTATACAACGGAAAATCAAAGTTTTCCTCTTGGCTTATCACGATAGCAACGAACATCTATATAGATGATCTGCGTAGAAAGAAAAGAGAGCAAAGTTGGCAAGAGCAGGAACAGGCTCTTCGCAAAATGAAGTGGCAGTTTGAGAGTAGAAATGAAGAGTGGAATGATGTTTTGAATGCACTTGGGAAACTATCAGATGAAATTCGCATTCCAATTGTGTTAAAGCATTATTACGGATATGCCTATGATGAAATAGCAGACATGCTTGGGATTGCACTTGGTACTGTAAAATCACGAATTCACAATGGAATCGCGACTGTTAGAAAGGAGTTGAACGATGATGACAGAAGACAAGATTATCCCGTTAAAGAAGAAACAACAACAACAAGACTTTGATTCAAATCTCATCGATAAGATAAATAAGGGTCTTAACCAATTGGACAACACCTATCAAACATATACACCTAATGTACAGTGGTTTGAGCAAATGGTCATCAAAGAAAAAGAAGCTGCTAGAAGAAGACTCGTAAAAGAATTAATTATCTTCTTTATATCAGCTATTACTATATTAAGTTTATTAGTACTAACAATTTTTAAAGCACCAGTTATTTTTATAGTATTACAAGTGATAGTAACCATTTCCCTACCACTAGGAGTTTATATCCACCATAGAAAACAGGTGATCATTCATGACAGTTGAAGAACTAATACTTATTCCACTTGTTGCAGTCATCCTAATCGCACAAAGTACCTTTCTTTTTCTAGATGCTAGAAAAAGAGGTCATAATTACTGGTTATGGGGTATTGTCGGATTAATCCAGGCCCCTATGCCTTCTCTGTTTTATCTACTCTTTGTTAGAAAAATATTTAAAACGAAAAAGTAGGTTATGAATATGGATCGATTAAAGTATGTATTAACAGCTACTGCCACGATTGGACAACTAATTGGTATTGTTTTTCTATTCATAAACATACAGTGGGCAATATTCTTTTATATTTGTTATGGAGTGGCGATTGTTGCATTATTTGCTGTACTGATAAGAGAAAGAAGGAAAGAAAAAAAGGAGGAAGAAGAAAATGATTATCGTGACTACTGAGTTTGTACCTGGCAAGGAAGTTAAGGAATTAAAAGGATTTGTAAAAGGAAGTACAGTTCAATCGAAACATATCGGAAAGGACCTACTAGCTGGCCTAAAAACAATTGTAGGTGGAGAAATAAAAGATTATACAGATATGATGACGGAAGCTAGAAAAATAGCCATTGGAAGAATGGTAGAGGACGCAAAAAAAATGGGTGCCAATGCTGTCATTGGTGTGAGATTAGAGACATCCAGCGTAATGGCGAATGCTTCTGAAATTATCGCCTATGGAACAGCAGTTTACGTAGAATAGTCTAAAAATAGATCTACTTATTTCCAAAAAAAGGTTTGACAACGTTAAGAAACCTGTTAGTATAGGTAGCAGTAACATGTTATTTTAAAATTTAATATTGTTTTTCCACTAGGGGTGCCTTTTAAAGGCTGAGATCGAAGTGTACTTTGAGACCCTTAGAACCTGATCTGGTTAACACCAGCGTAGGGAAGTGGAGTATAGGAATCTCTGTATTTATGTGCATTTTCCATTACAACCACTTCTTTACTCTGGTAAAGTAAGTGGTTTTTTTATGTTGTTTTACGAATTCGACAAATGCCACGCACTTGTCGAAATCCCACTAAAATCTTAGGAGGAATGGAAAATGACTTTTTCACAGGAAATTAGAAAAGAAGCGAATTCGATTTGGGAGGCAAGCTTTGACCATCCATTTGTAACAGGCATTGCGGACGGCACTTTATCACTTGAGTCTTTTCGTTATTATGTCTTACAGGATGCTTACTATTTATCTCATTTTGCAAGAATTCAAGCATTAGGTGCAGCGAAAGCAGAGGATTTACATACAACAAACAGATTAGCGATTCATGCACAAGGTACGTATGAGGCTGAGTTGTCATTACATGAAAACTTTTCAAAACGTCTAGGTATTACAGAGGAAGAAAGACAAAACTTCGTAGCAGCACCAACAGCATATGCATATACGTCACATCTTTACCGTGCTGCATACTCTGGACACTTAGGTGATATTATTGCAGCTTTACTTCCTTGCTACTGGCTGTACTATGAAATCGGTGAAAGACTACAAGGTTCAACTCCTGCTGAACCAATCTACCAAGAATGGATTGAAGCTTACGGTGGAGATTGGTTCCGAGAACTAGTTGAAGAACAAATCAATCGACTTGATGAACTTGCTGAAAAAGTAACAGAAGAAGACCGCAAACGCATGAAAGAACACTTTATGATTAGCAGCCAATACGAATACTCCTTCTGGGAAATGGCCTACCGCCTGGAAAAATGGCCTGTTGAAAATACTAAATTAGAAGTTTAACAGATCCGTTCGACATCTTCTATGAAGATGTCGAATCTAAAAATTTAATAAAAAAGGAGTCAATCATATATGAATAAAGGTTTAAAGCTGACTGATATATTAGTTACTGTCGTTATTGCAATTGCATTTGGTATAGTTTATAAACTTTGGGGGCCACTTTATTATGCTGTGAAGCCACTTGGACTTCACGCCGATCAGCTAATCTATGGAATGTGGTTTATTGCCGCAACGGTTGCTTTCCTAATTATTAGAAAACCAGGGGTAGCATTACTAGCTGAAACAGCGGCAGCTTCTGGTGAGTTCTTAATGGGATCTGAATTTGGTTTAACTGTATTGCTATATGGATTTATTCAAGGTTTATTTGCAGAGCTAGTATTAGCAGCTTTCCGTTATAAGCGTTTTGACTTACTTGTTGTATGTCTAGCAGGTTTTGGTGCAGGTCTAGGCTCACTAATTATGGATTTTGCCTATGGTGAGGTTGGCGACCTTGCTGCCTGGAACTTAACGTTGTTTATTGTAGCAAGATTTGTTGGTGCTGTTTTATTTACAGGGGTACTTGCTTATTACCTAGTGAAAGCTCTTGAAGCGACTGGAGTGACAAACCTAGTACGTCCAGCTACACAAGAGGATTTTGATGCACTAGATCGTTAAATGGGGTGCTAAAAATGAAAAAAGTTGCACATGTTGAAAATCTACGCTTAAAGTTTACTGGAGGAGAATCCTTGTTATTCAAGGATTTATCCTCTACTTTTTATCAAGGAGAAAAGGTACTTCTTCTCGGCCCATCAGGGTGTGGAAAATCCTCACTACTGCAAGTGTTAACAGGGTTAATACCCAATTCCATTGATGTACCTATGAAGGCAGACAGTATAGAGATTCCAGCATCTTGGGGCTATGTGTTTCAAGACCCTGATACTCAATTTTGTATGCCTTTTGTTGACGAGGAAATTGCGTTTGTACTAGAAAATCTCCAAGTGCCTAGAGAACAAATGAACCAAAAAATCCACGAACTTCTTTTTAAAGTAGGACTAATTCTAGATTCAACACATACTTCAATTAACACATTATCAGGAGGAATGAAGCAACGGTTGGCGATTGCTTCAGTATTAGCTCTAGAACCTGAAGTTCTCTTTTTAGATGAGCCAACAGCCATGCTTGACCCAGAAGGAACAAAGGATATTTGGGATACGATAAAAAAAATAAGCAAAGACAAGACAGTCATCATCGTTGAACATAAAATTGATCATGTCATTGACTTTGTCGACCGAATTATCCTCTTTGATGGGAAAGGACAAATCATTGCTGATGGAGATAAAGATGAAATTTTCCTGAACTACAAGAAAGAAATTAAAGCTCAGGGAATTTGGTATCCGGGCGTATGGGATGAGTATGTCAGTGAAAGGCCATCTAACCTGCCAGATTTTATGGAAGATGCGAATGAAGTCCTTAGGTTAGAAAACTTTACAGGCTACCGGAATAAAGAAGCAAAAATACATGTACCTGATTGTACAGTCAAAGCAGGAGAATGGATTGTAATTGTTGGAGAAAATGGTGCCGGAAAGAGTACGTTATTACATGCCTTATTTCAATTTATTAAAACGTCAGGACACTATGATTTAATGGAGACAAACATTCAACATATCCAAAAACTGACTAAGTATTTAACATTTGTTTTTCAAAATCCTGAATTCCAGTTCATTACGAATTCTGTCTATGAAGAGATAGCCTATTCATTAAAAATGGAGAAGGTCAATGATAAGGAAATTGAAGAAAAAGTAAATGAACTGTTAACTCTTTTTCAGTTGGAAAATCACCGCAAACAACATCCCTATCAACTATCAATGGGACAAAAGCGCAGATTAAGTGTAGCAGCATCCATTGTTAAGGGGCAAAGAATCATGCTCCTAGATGAACCAACATTTGGCCAGGATTCAAAAAATACATTCGCATTGCTTGAGCTCATTGAACAGTATCGTAGAAAAGGAACGACTATATTGATGGTGACACATGATGAACAAATTGAAGCTCATTTTGCCACAAGGGTATGGCATATCGAAGCTGGCGAGCTGATCAATGATCGAGTTCAAACTAGGTCTCAGCCTTTTTTAGAAAGGAAAGTGACCTATGCAAATTAACTTTTCATTTGAAGAAACCTGGCTGCACAAGATTAATCCAAGTGTAAAACTACTTACGATGATATTTCTACTATTTATCGTACTGTTTATTCATAACCTAAACTTTATGATGAACTTTGCCATTATCACTCTCATTCTCTACTGTTTTTTTACAGGACACCCAACGAAACGAGTACTACTCTTTTCCATACCCTTTGTGATTGTATTTATTTCTACAGCATCCTCTATGATTCTGTTTGGAAAAGGTGATACTACTTGGCTTAAATGGGGGCTCATTTCTATTTCGGAGGAGAGTTTTTATAGAGGAATACACATTGGTTTTCGAGCTCTCACTTTTGCAGCCTTAGGATTGACCTTTGCATTAACAACAAGACCTGTTTATTTATTTTATTCCTTAATGCAACAGTTAAAACTAAAGCCAAAATATGCGTATAGCTTTATGGCTGCAGTGAGGCTTATACCGATTATGATTGAAGAATTCCAAACCATCCGAAATGCCATGAAAGTTCGTGGTGGGGATGACAAAAATGGGATTCTATCTATTTTTAAAAAAATGAAATCCTACACGATACCTATGTTATCCCAAAGCATTCGTCGAGCACACAGAATTGCAGTTGCTATGGAAGCGAAAGGATTCTCAGATACGACAAAGAGAACGTATTATTATCAGGTAGGCTACTCAAGATATGATCTGATATTTATATTGTACTTTGTCATTATGTTACTAGTAGGCTATGTACTTGCTATCAATCTACCTTACTTACCAGCAACAGATATACGCTATAACTAAATTGATTGAGAATCTAACGATGTATGTTATACTAAGGGTAATCTAATAGCTATTTATTCACTAGGGGAGTCAGACTGTTGACTGAGATGGAGAACGTGTTTCCAGACCCTTTGTACCTGATCTAGATCATGCTAGCGTAGGGAAGTGGAGCGGTTAACATTACCTATTGATATAACCTAACCACTCTTCCTTACTGGAATGAGTGGTTTTTTTATTTTCCTACTAAGGGGATTTTTTAATGGCAAAAAAAGAGCTTCATATCATCTCGACTGGACAGCAGCCAATAAAAGAATTTGTAAGCACTATAGCCAGCATTCATGATTATGTTGACTATATACATATTCGAGAAAAAACGAAAACAGCTAAAGAAATCTTTGATACTGTGATGTACCTTACAGAAAATAAAATTCCGTTATCTAAAATAATAATAAATGACAGAGTAGATGTGGCTGCTGTTACAAGAGTAGCAGGAGTGCAACTTGGTTACTCAAGTTTAGATGTTGAGTCAGTTAAATCTAGATTTCCAGAATTAAAGATTGGCTGTTCAATCCATTCAAAAGAAGAGGCTATCGCTGCTGAGAAAAATGGGGCTAACTTCTGTTTATTTGGCCATATTTACTCAACTAAGTCTAAACCTGGAATAGCTCCAAGAGGAATTACAGGCTTAACAGAAGTTGTTAGCACAACCAATTTACCAGTTATAGCGATAGGTGGAATTCAGCCTCAAAGTACACTAGATGTTATTGAAGCGGGAGCCGCTGGCATTGCCGTATTATCTGGTGTCTTATTGGCTTCTAACCCTTTAGGTGCAGTAAAAGAATATGCATACAAACTAGGAAGGGAAGGTGTACATAATGAAGCAAGAAAACTATGATGCTATCATTATTGGTGGTGGTGTCAATGGTTGTGCGGTAGCCTACAATCTTGCCAAGAGAGGTAGAAAAGTAGTTTTATTGGAAAAAGACCGAATAGCTAGTAAGTCCTCTGGAGCTGCTGCTGGAATGATTGCAGCACAAACAGAGCTTGATGAAGATGGTCCACTGTTTTCTTTGGCACGTAAAAGTAGAAGCATGTTTACTGATCTTGCTATAGAACTTAAGAAGGTAAGCGGAATTGATATAGAACTCGTGAACAAAGGCATGTATAAGGTTGCTTTAACAGAAGAACAAGAAGAGGAACTAAAAGGAATTATTAAAGTCCAAACGAATCTTGGTGAAAAAGCTGAGTGGCTTACAGCTAATGAGTTACGCATGAAGGAACCCGCAATTTCATCAGAAGTAAGGGGCGCAATGTATGTCCCAGAAGATGGGCAAGTATCTGCACCACACCTTACCGCTGCCTTTGCCAGCTCTGCAGCTGCGCTAGGAGCTGAAATAAAAGAATTTACCGATGTGTATTCAGTTGAATATGAAAGCGGACAGGTAAAAGGGGTTATCACAAATGAGGGGAGGTTTACTAGCGAGAACATCATCGTGTGTACCGGTGCATGGAGCAAAAAAGTGTTGGAAGAAACAAATATTGAGCTAGACACTTATCCTGTTAAAGGCGAGTGTTTCTCTGTAAAAACAACTAAGCCCCTCGTTGAAGGTTCAATCTTTTCTCATGGTTGTTATATCGTGCCTAAAAGAGGTGGTCGCTTAATTGTTGGAGCAACAGTAAAACCACATACTTTCGATCAAAAAGTAACGGTTGATGGTGTAGCAACGTTAATGGAAAAAGCAATTAAACTAGTTCCTGAGATTGCTAGTACAGAATGGGAGACGGCATGGGCTGGTATTCGACCTCAAACGGGTGATGGACTTCCATATATCGGGGAGCACCCAAGTATACATGGGTTGTTTATTGCGACTGGTCATTTTAGAAACGGCATATTGCTAGCACCTGTGACTGGGGAATTACTTGCAGATTATGTTGAACGTAAACCAATTGATGAGAAGATTGTTTCAGCTTTTCGAATTGATCGTTCAATGGTTCATCAGTTTGAGTAGGAGTGATTGAGAAATGAAGTTAATCATAAATGGAGATAGAGTGGAAGTGCCAGAAAGTGTCCAGGATGTATCAATGCTATTATCGCATTTTAGTCTGGATCAAAAGGTTGTTATTGTCGAATGGAATTCATCTATTTTAGAAAAAGGGTCTCATCAAGAAACAAGATTATCTGATGGAGACCGTATTGAGATTGTACATTTTGTAGGAGGCGGATGATATGTTGAAAATAGGAAAATACGAATTTAACTCTAGACTTTTATTAGGTACAGGAAAATACCCGAACTTTGACATTCAAAAAGAAGCGGTAGCTGTATCTGAGTCTGAAATTTTAACTTTTGCAGTAAGAAGAATGAATATTTTTGAAGCTAGCCAACCTAACTTTTTAGAAAAGCTTGATCTTAGCAAATATACGTTACTACCAAATACAGCAGGTGCGAAAACAGCAGAGGAAGCAGTTAGAATTGCTAAGCTTGCAAAAGCATCTGGACTTTGTGACATGATCAAAGTTGAAGTAATTGGTTGCCAGAAAACGTTGCTGCCAGATCCAGTAGAAACGTTAAAGGCGTCAGAAGAGTTACTGAAAGAAGGTTTTATCGTTTTACCTTACACGTCAGATGATGTATTATTAGCAAAACGTTTAGAAGACTTAGGCTGTCATGCAATTATGCCAGGAGCATCTCCAATTGGGTCTGGCCAAGGAATTATTAACCCATTAAATCTAAGATTTATCATTGAACAATCAAGCGTTCCTGTTATCGTTGATGCTGGGATTGGAACTCCTTCAGATGCAGCTATTGCAATGGAGTTAGGCGCAGACGGCGTACTATTGAATACAGCTGTATCAGGAGCAAATGATCCTGTGAAAATGGCAAAAGCAATGAAGCTTGCGATAGAAGCGGGTCGATTGGGATATGAAGCGGGTCGAATTCCGAAAAAACAATATGCAACAGCTAGCAGTCCGATGGAAGGAATGAGCATTAGTTGAGTGAAAGATATTCACGACAAGAACTATTTACTCCAATAGGAATTGAAGGGCAACAAAAAATACGAAATAAACATGTCTTGATTGTAGGTGCAGGTGCTCTCGGAACAGGAAGTGCAGAAGGGCTTGTTCGAGCGGGCATTGGAAAACTTACAATTGTAGACCGTGATTATGTTGAGTGGAGTAATCTTCAAAGACAACAACTGTATTGTGAGGAAGATGCAGATAAGCGTTTTCCAAAAGCAGTTGCTGCAGAGAAACGTCTTAAAATGGTTAACTCTGAGGTAGATATTAATGCGCTTGTTATGGATGTTTCAGTTGCGGAAATTGAACGACTGATTGTAGGGGTAGATTTAATTATTGATGCAACGGACAATTTCGATACAAGATTGTTACTTAATGATATTTCACAAAAGTATAACATACCATGGATTTATGGGGCATGTGTAGGAAGCTACGGAATTTCCTACACGATTGTACCTGGTGATACCCCTTGTTTAAATTGTTTGTTAGAAACGGTTCCAATGGGCGGTCTAACTTGCGATACGGCTGGTATTATTAGCCCTGCTGTTCAAATGGTTGTTGCCTATCAAGTAACAGAAGCATTAAAGATTTTAGTAGAGGATTTTTCTTCCCTACGAAAAAAATTAGTCTCATTCGATTTATGGAAAAATCAACATACAGCGATAAATGTTGAGAAAGTGAAAAAGGCAAGCTGCTTATCATGTGGACCGGAGCGAACGTATCCATACCTATCTTTTGAAAATCAGACTAAGACCGCTGTTTTATGTGGCCGTGAGTCTGTACAAATTCGTCCACCAGAACGAATGGAACGCGATTTAGAAAAGCTAGCAGACCTATTAGCCGCTCAAGGTGGAAAAGTGGAGAGAAATCCGTATCTAGTTTCTTTTACGATTGATAAACATCGCTTAGTTATTTTTAAGGATGGCCGTGCATTGGTTCATGGAACAAAGGATATTGCAGAAGCAAAAACATTGTATCATCGCTATTTAGGTTAGGGGGCTTTTTCAAAATGGTCTATAAGGCACTAACGATTGCAGGATCAGATAGTGGAGGAGGAGCTGGGATTCAAGCAGATTTAAAAACAT
Encoded here:
- a CDS encoding YbjQ family protein — protein: MIIVTTEFVPGKEVKELKGFVKGSTVQSKHIGKDLLAGLKTIVGGEIKDYTDMMTEARKIAIGRMVEDAKKMGANAVIGVRLETSSVMANASEIIAYGTAVYVE
- a CDS encoding sigma-Y antisigma factor component, encoding MTVEELILIPLVAVILIAQSTFLFLDARKRGHNYWLWGIVGLIQAPMPSLFYLLFVRKIFKTKK
- a CDS encoding ECF transporter S component, whose amino-acid sequence is MNKGLKLTDILVTVVIAIAFGIVYKLWGPLYYAVKPLGLHADQLIYGMWFIAATVAFLIIRKPGVALLAETAAASGEFLMGSEFGLTVLLYGFIQGLFAELVLAAFRYKRFDLLVVCLAGFGAGLGSLIMDFAYGEVGDLAAWNLTLFIVARFVGAVLFTGVLAYYLVKALEATGVTNLVRPATQEDFDALDR
- a CDS encoding thiazole biosynthesis adenylyltransferase ThiF, producing the protein MSERYSRQELFTPIGIEGQQKIRNKHVLIVGAGALGTGSAEGLVRAGIGKLTIVDRDYVEWSNLQRQQLYCEEDADKRFPKAVAAEKRLKMVNSEVDINALVMDVSVAEIERLIVGVDLIIDATDNFDTRLLLNDISQKYNIPWIYGACVGSYGISYTIVPGDTPCLNCLLETVPMGGLTCDTAGIISPAVQMVVAYQVTEALKILVEDFSSLRKKLVSFDLWKNQHTAINVEKVKKASCLSCGPERTYPYLSFENQTKTAVLCGRESVQIRPPERMERDLEKLADLLAAQGGKVERNPYLVSFTIDKHRLVIFKDGRALVHGTKDIAEAKTLYHRYLG
- a CDS encoding ABC transporter ATP-binding protein; this translates as MKKVAHVENLRLKFTGGESLLFKDLSSTFYQGEKVLLLGPSGCGKSSLLQVLTGLIPNSIDVPMKADSIEIPASWGYVFQDPDTQFCMPFVDEEIAFVLENLQVPREQMNQKIHELLFKVGLILDSTHTSINTLSGGMKQRLAIASVLALEPEVLFLDEPTAMLDPEGTKDIWDTIKKISKDKTVIIVEHKIDHVIDFVDRIILFDGKGQIIADGDKDEIFLNYKKEIKAQGIWYPGVWDEYVSERPSNLPDFMEDANEVLRLENFTGYRNKEAKIHVPDCTVKAGEWIVIVGENGAGKSTLLHALFQFIKTSGHYDLMETNIQHIQKLTKYLTFVFQNPEFQFITNSVYEEIAYSLKMEKVNDKEIEEKVNELLTLFQLENHRKQHPYQLSMGQKRRLSVAASIVKGQRIMLLDEPTFGQDSKNTFALLELIEQYRRKGTTILMVTHDEQIEAHFATRVWHIEAGELINDRVQTRSQPFLERKVTYAN
- a CDS encoding YxlC family protein, which encodes MMTEDKIIPLKKKQQQQDFDSNLIDKINKGLNQLDNTYQTYTPNVQWFEQMVIKEKEAARRRLVKELIIFFISAITILSLLVLTIFKAPVIFIVLQVIVTISLPLGVYIHHRKQVIIHDS
- a CDS encoding energy-coupling factor transporter transmembrane component T family protein — its product is MQINFSFEETWLHKINPSVKLLTMIFLLFIVLFIHNLNFMMNFAIITLILYCFFTGHPTKRVLLFSIPFVIVFISTASSMILFGKGDTTWLKWGLISISEESFYRGIHIGFRALTFAALGLTFALTTRPVYLFYSLMQQLKLKPKYAYSFMAAVRLIPIMIEEFQTIRNAMKVRGGDDKNGILSIFKKMKSYTIPMLSQSIRRAHRIAVAMEAKGFSDTTKRTYYYQVGYSRYDLIFILYFVIMLLVGYVLAINLPYLPATDIRYN
- the thiO gene encoding glycine oxidase ThiO, whose product is MKQENYDAIIIGGGVNGCAVAYNLAKRGRKVVLLEKDRIASKSSGAAAGMIAAQTELDEDGPLFSLARKSRSMFTDLAIELKKVSGIDIELVNKGMYKVALTEEQEEELKGIIKVQTNLGEKAEWLTANELRMKEPAISSEVRGAMYVPEDGQVSAPHLTAAFASSAAALGAEIKEFTDVYSVEYESGQVKGVITNEGRFTSENIIVCTGAWSKKVLEETNIELDTYPVKGECFSVKTTKPLVEGSIFSHGCYIVPKRGGRLIVGATVKPHTFDQKVTVDGVATLMEKAIKLVPEIASTEWETAWAGIRPQTGDGLPYIGEHPSIHGLFIATGHFRNGILLAPVTGELLADYVERKPIDEKIVSAFRIDRSMVHQFE
- the tenI gene encoding thiazole tautomerase TenI — translated: MAKKELHIISTGQQPIKEFVSTIASIHDYVDYIHIREKTKTAKEIFDTVMYLTENKIPLSKIIINDRVDVAAVTRVAGVQLGYSSLDVESVKSRFPELKIGCSIHSKEEAIAAEKNGANFCLFGHIYSTKSKPGIAPRGITGLTEVVSTTNLPVIAIGGIQPQSTLDVIEAGAAGIAVLSGVLLASNPLGAVKEYAYKLGREGVHNEARKL
- the sigY gene encoding RNA polymerase sigma factor SigY, producing MDDKDLIKSAKRGDSLAFAMLFEKHYSFLVKYLIKVTMKPEMAEDLAQETMIKCIEKIKLYNGKSKFSSWLITIATNIYIDDLRRKKREQSWQEQEQALRKMKWQFESRNEEWNDVLNALGKLSDEIRIPIVLKHYYGYAYDEIADMLGIALGTVKSRIHNGIATVRKELNDDDRRQDYPVKEETTTTRL
- the thiS gene encoding sulfur carrier protein ThiS; the encoded protein is MKLIINGDRVEVPESVQDVSMLLSHFSLDQKVVIVEWNSSILEKGSHQETRLSDGDRIEIVHFVGGG
- a CDS encoding thiazole synthase, giving the protein MLKIGKYEFNSRLLLGTGKYPNFDIQKEAVAVSESEILTFAVRRMNIFEASQPNFLEKLDLSKYTLLPNTAGAKTAEEAVRIAKLAKASGLCDMIKVEVIGCQKTLLPDPVETLKASEELLKEGFIVLPYTSDDVLLAKRLEDLGCHAIMPGASPIGSGQGIINPLNLRFIIEQSSVPVIVDAGIGTPSDAAIAMELGADGVLLNTAVSGANDPVKMAKAMKLAIEAGRLGYEAGRIPKKQYATASSPMEGMSIS
- the tenA gene encoding thiaminase II — protein: MTFSQEIRKEANSIWEASFDHPFVTGIADGTLSLESFRYYVLQDAYYLSHFARIQALGAAKAEDLHTTNRLAIHAQGTYEAELSLHENFSKRLGITEEERQNFVAAPTAYAYTSHLYRAAYSGHLGDIIAALLPCYWLYYEIGERLQGSTPAEPIYQEWIEAYGGDWFRELVEEQINRLDELAEKVTEEDRKRMKEHFMISSQYEYSFWEMAYRLEKWPVENTKLEV